In Rhea pennata isolate bPtePen1 chromosome 13, bPtePen1.pri, whole genome shotgun sequence, the following proteins share a genomic window:
- the TRAPPC2L gene encoding trafficking protein particle complex subunit 2-like protein translates to MAVCIAVIAKENYPLYIRSVPTENELKFHYTVHTSLDVVDEKISAMGKALVDQRELYLGLLYPTEDYKVYGYVTNSKVKFVMVVDSSNTALRDNEIRSMFRKLHNSYTDIMCNPFYNPGDRIHSRAFDNMVTSMMMQVC, encoded by the exons ATGGCGGTGTGCATCGCCGTGATCGCCAAGGAG AACTATCCCTTGTACATCCGAAGCGTTCCGACCGAAAACGAGCTGAAGTTCCACTACACCGTGCACACTTCCCTCGATGTCGTGGATGAGAAGATCTCTGCGATGGGCAAGGCTCTTGTAGATCAGAGGGAGCTGTACCTGGGGCTCCTCTACCCAACGGAAGACTACAAAGT ATATGGCTACGTGACAAATTCCAAGGTGAAGTTTGTTATGGTGGTAGATTCTTCAAACACAGCACTTCGAGACAATGAGATCCGCAGT ATGTTCCGAAAGCTGCATAATTCATATACAGACATAATGTGTAACCCTTTTTATAACCCTGGGGACCGTATCCATTCCAG GGCTTTCGATAATATGGTGACCTCCATGATGATGCAGGTGTGCTAA